In Rhodobacter sp. 24-YEA-8, the following are encoded in one genomic region:
- a CDS encoding molybdopterin-binding protein, with translation MRLSARNVLPGTVIEIVTGAVTSHVRLDLGGSIVTAAITNEAVKELGLTVGAKASAVIKASDVMIGTDD, from the coding sequence ATGCGACTGAGCGCCCGAAATGTCCTGCCGGGAACGGTGATCGAGATTGTCACCGGCGCGGTGACGAGCCATGTCCGCCTTGATCTTGGCGGCTCGATTGTTACGGCTGCGATCACCAATGAGGCGGTGAAAGAGCTGGGTCTGACCGTGGGCGCAAAGGCCTCGGCGGTGATCAAGGCCTCGGATGTGATGATCGGCACCGATGACTGA
- a CDS encoding SAM-dependent methyltransferase — MTDHVTDLRPHEVAVPLPGAFDASIWFIGRLRTPWTDRSQCPRRGDPETGPDCRVELDPRWIEGLAGVEGRERIQLLYWMHLSRRDLMRQNPNFGDASVGTFSLRSPVRPNPIAATVVRLLRVEGAVLHVRGLDCVDRTPLVDIKGEFGAIP, encoded by the coding sequence ATGACTGACCACGTGACCGACCTGCGCCCGCATGAGGTGGCGGTGCCACTCCCCGGGGCATTCGACGCCTCGATCTGGTTCATCGGCCGGCTGCGCACCCCCTGGACGGATCGCAGCCAATGCCCGCGCCGGGGTGATCCCGAGACCGGCCCCGATTGCCGGGTAGAACTTGACCCGCGCTGGATCGAGGGTCTGGCGGGGGTCGAGGGGCGCGAGCGGATCCAGCTGCTATACTGGATGCATCTCTCGCGCCGCGATCTCATGCGGCAGAACCCGAATTTTGGCGATGCCTCGGTCGGGACATTCTCGCTGCGCTCGCCGGTCCGGCCCAATCCGATAGCGGCGACGGTGGTGCGGCTGTTGCGCGTTGAAGGCGCGGTTCTGCATGTGCGCGGTCTCGATTGTGTCGATCGCACGCCGCTTGTTGATATCAAAGGCGAATTCGGAGCGATTCCATGA
- the fhuB gene encoding Fe(3+)-hydroxamate ABC transporter permease FhuB, with protein MRALLILLPGLTALVLFALNAGTALPGRWPAAILWADPGDIPALILHLSAAPRLVTAALAGAALALAGALLQRVFRNPIAEPATLGITAGAQCALTLTLLNAPGLAPAWLPLPAFAGALAALALVMALAALQGVSSLTLILSGLVVTTSLGGLNAVLTLFHHEVLQSLFLWQAGSLEQEGWTIATRLAPALALALVLAPFARRPLGVLALGDQGARVLGLAPGGWRVILATAAVSLAALVTALTGVFAFLGIIAPLVARALTGRTPGSGVIAITGAGILMLADQLVQLIRPWIPLQTGTLLALIGAVLMIALLRKSSQPAPEHLLPALPRRARPAPRLPLLLLGLLALFAIALAIGRGPEGWDISPLAMLDWRLPRVAGAAAAGAAFGLAGCLIQRLTGNPLASPELLGISGAAALGLVLAVVVTGGGGRGLLYGATSLGALAGLVLILVAGARLRFSSEGLLLAGLAVSLLLSAVLAMLLASGHPLARQLMTWLSGSTYRIALSDAVIALSVTSGLLGVALLLRRWLDLLPLGADAARLLGLPLTRARASVVVLAALSTAVGTILTGPPGFIGLIAPAIARFCGPPRAGAQLPLATLCGAALMVLADWLGRNLAFPWQIPAGMMALLCGGVFLMIFLARRPA; from the coding sequence ATGCGCGCTTTGCTGATCCTTTTGCCCGGGCTGACCGCCCTGGTACTTTTCGCGCTGAATGCCGGGACTGCGCTGCCCGGCCGCTGGCCTGCGGCGATCCTCTGGGCGGATCCGGGCGATATCCCGGCGCTTATCCTGCATCTGAGCGCCGCGCCGCGCCTCGTCACCGCCGCTCTCGCGGGGGCCGCGCTCGCGCTGGCCGGTGCTTTGCTGCAGCGCGTTTTCCGCAACCCGATTGCCGAGCCCGCGACGCTGGGGATCACCGCCGGGGCGCAATGTGCGCTGACGCTGACACTGCTGAACGCGCCGGGCCTTGCGCCGGCCTGGCTGCCGCTGCCGGCTTTTGCAGGCGCGCTTGCGGCGCTGGCGCTGGTGATGGCTCTGGCCGCGCTTCAGGGCGTCTCGTCGCTTACGCTGATCCTGTCGGGGCTGGTGGTGACCACGAGCCTTGGCGGGCTGAATGCCGTGCTGACGCTGTTTCACCATGAGGTGCTGCAAAGCCTGTTCCTGTGGCAGGCGGGCTCGCTGGAGCAGGAGGGCTGGACCATTGCCACGCGGCTTGCCCCGGCACTGGCGCTGGCGCTGGTGCTCGCGCCTTTCGCGCGGCGGCCGCTCGGGGTGCTGGCGCTTGGCGATCAGGGCGCGCGGGTGCTGGGGCTGGCGCCGGGCGGCTGGCGGGTCATCCTGGCGACGGCGGCGGTGAGCCTCGCCGCGCTGGTGACCGCGCTGACCGGGGTTTTCGCTTTTCTTGGCATCATCGCGCCGCTGGTGGCCCGCGCGCTGACCGGCCGGACGCCGGGTTCCGGCGTGATTGCGATAACGGGCGCCGGGATCCTGATGCTGGCGGATCAGCTGGTCCAGCTGATCCGCCCCTGGATCCCGCTGCAGACCGGCACGCTTCTGGCCCTGATCGGGGCGGTGCTGATGATCGCGCTGTTGCGCAAAAGCAGCCAGCCCGCGCCGGAGCATCTCCTGCCCGCTTTGCCGCGCCGCGCGCGGCCTGCACCCCGGCTGCCCCTTCTTCTGCTGGGGCTTCTGGCGCTGTTTGCCATTGCCCTTGCCATCGGGCGCGGTCCGGAAGGCTGGGATATCTCGCCCCTCGCCATGCTTGACTGGCGCTTGCCGCGCGTGGCCGGCGCGGCGGCAGCCGGGGCAGCCTTCGGTCTTGCGGGATGCCTGATCCAGCGACTGACCGGCAATCCGCTGGCCAGCCCCGAGCTTCTCGGCATCAGCGGCGCTGCGGCACTTGGCCTCGTGCTGGCCGTCGTGGTGACGGGGGGCGGCGGACGCGGGCTGCTTTACGGTGCCACCAGTCTTGGTGCCCTCGCAGGTCTGGTCCTGATCCTTGTGGCAGGGGCGCGGCTGCGGTTTTCATCCGAAGGGCTGCTGCTTGCCGGGCTGGCGGTCTCGCTCCTGCTGTCGGCGGTGCTGGCGATGCTGCTGGCCTCGGGCCATCCGCTCGCGAGGCAGCTGATGACCTGGCTCTCCGGCTCCACCTACCGGATCGCCCTTTCGGATGCCGTCATCGCGTTAAGCGTGACGTCCGGGCTCCTTGGCGTCGCGCTGCTGCTCCGCCGCTGGCTCGACCTGCTGCCTCTCGGGGCGGACGCCGCACGCCTGCTGGGGCTGCCGCTGACACGGGCCCGCGCAAGCGTGGTGGTGCTCGCGGCGCTGTCCACGGCTGTCGGCACGATCCTGACCGGGCCGCCGGGCTTCATCGGGCTGATCGCCCCCGCCATCGCGCGGTTTTGCGGCCCGCCCCGCGCCGGCGCACAGCTGCCGCTTGCCACGTTATGCGGCGCCGCGCTGATGGTTCTGGCCGACTGGCTTGGCCGCAATCTGGCCTTCCCCTGGCAGATCCCTGCGGGGATGATGGCGCTGCTTTGTGGCGGGGTTTTCCTCATGATCTTTCTCGCAAGGAGACCGGCGTGA
- a CDS encoding iron ABC transporter permease has protein sequence MRLSLLALALVFALILGIGLGPYPLSPGQIFDVLTGGLTRGLTGAAEDRQAQVVLWNIRGPRVISAALIGAGLAAAGAAYQVVFRNPLVSPDILGVSAGAGFGAVLGILLGLPVMAIQLMGFGFGLATVALVIGLTLALRGGAQLLVMVLCGIVIGALAGAGISLVKLLADPDEQLPAITFWLMGSLAGVKRVDLLAAAPAVVLGLVPLIALRWRIGLLAMGDDEARAMGIEAGRLRFVVIAAATLITAAAVALAGVIGWIGLMVPHMARLVAGPRFDRMLPAALLAGASFMVLVDTAARMIAPMEVPLGILTAVLGAPVFVILLARGARAWNG, from the coding sequence ATGCGGCTTTCCCTGCTGGCGCTGGCGCTGGTTTTCGCGCTGATCCTGGGGATCGGCCTCGGGCCTTATCCGCTCAGCCCCGGCCAGATTTTCGACGTCCTGACCGGGGGGCTGACCAGAGGCCTGACCGGGGCGGCGGAGGACCGCCAGGCGCAGGTGGTGCTGTGGAATATCCGCGGCCCGAGGGTGATTTCTGCGGCGCTGATCGGGGCGGGGCTGGCGGCGGCGGGGGCGGCCTATCAGGTGGTGTTCCGCAATCCGCTGGTCTCGCCCGATATCCTTGGCGTCTCGGCCGGGGCAGGGTTTGGTGCGGTTCTCGGGATATTGCTGGGCCTGCCGGTGATGGCGATCCAGCTGATGGGCTTTGGCTTTGGCCTTGCAACGGTGGCGCTGGTGATCGGGCTGACACTGGCGCTCAGAGGCGGCGCGCAGCTTCTGGTCATGGTCTTATGCGGTATCGTGATCGGCGCGCTGGCAGGGGCGGGGATCTCGCTGGTGAAGCTGCTCGCAGATCCCGATGAACAGCTTCCGGCGATCACCTTCTGGCTGATGGGGAGCCTTGCCGGCGTCAAGCGGGTCGATCTGCTGGCAGCGGCGCCGGCGGTGGTGCTTGGCCTTGTGCCGCTGATCGCGCTGCGCTGGCGGATCGGGCTTCTGGCAATGGGCGATGACGAGGCCCGTGCGATGGGGATCGAGGCCGGGCGCCTGCGGTTTGTGGTGATTGCGGCGGCGACGCTGATCACGGCGGCGGCGGTGGCGCTGGCGGGGGTGATCGGCTGGATCGGGCTTATGGTGCCGCATATGGCGCGGCTGGTGGCGGGGCCGCGTTTTGACCGGATGTTGCCGGCGGCGCTGCTGGCGGGGGCATCATTCATGGTGCTGGTCGATACCGCCGCACGGATGATCGCGCCGATGGAAGTGCCGCTGGGCATCCTGACCGCCGTGCTTGGCGCGCCGGTTTTCGTGATCCTGCTGGCAAGGGGGGCGCGGGCATGGAACGGCTGA
- a CDS encoding ABC transporter ATP-binding protein, which yields MERLTGAGAPLLSARDLAVGHGARALIRGIGFDLYAGRVLCLLGPNGAGKTTLFRTLLGLIPPVAGKVLLGGADLDGLSRSQIAGRLAHVPQALASPFAYTARDVVLMGASVGLGAFARPGRAEEARALAALDRLGIADLADEDVTRLSGGQRQMVLIARALAQEAQVLVMDEPTASLDFANVKAVEAAILGLAAAGQAVVVSTHDPGQAAMLGDEALLVSRAGVIASGPVSDVMQEAALSRLYGIAVRRIEGPDGRPHFY from the coding sequence ATGGAACGGCTGACTGGGGCTGGCGCGCCGCTGCTGTCGGCGCGTGATCTGGCGGTTGGCCATGGCGCCCGGGCGCTGATCCGGGGCATTGGGTTCGACCTTTATGCGGGGCGGGTTCTGTGCCTTCTGGGGCCGAACGGGGCAGGGAAAACCACGCTGTTTCGCACCCTTCTGGGGCTGATCCCGCCGGTTGCGGGCAAGGTCCTGCTGGGTGGTGCCGATCTGGACGGCCTGAGCCGCAGCCAGATTGCCGGACGGCTGGCGCATGTGCCCCAGGCGCTGGCCTCGCCTTTTGCCTATACGGCGCGGGATGTTGTGCTGATGGGAGCTTCGGTGGGCCTTGGTGCCTTTGCCCGGCCCGGGCGCGCCGAAGAGGCCCGCGCCCTGGCCGCGCTCGACCGGCTCGGCATTGCGGATCTGGCGGATGAGGATGTCACGCGGCTTTCGGGTGGCCAGCGTCAGATGGTGCTGATCGCCCGCGCCCTCGCGCAGGAAGCGCAGGTTCTGGTGATGGACGAGCCGACCGCCAGCCTCGATTTTGCCAATGTGAAAGCGGTGGAGGCCGCGATCCTTGGTCTGGCGGCAGCGGGCCAGGCGGTGGTGGTCTCGACCCATGATCCGGGCCAGGCGGCGATGCTGGGCGATGAGGCGCTGCTGGTCAGCCGCGCCGGTGTGATCGCCTCGGGGCCGGTCTCGGATGTCATGCAGGAAGCCGCCCTGAGCCGGCTTTACGGCATTGCGGTGCGCCGGATCGAGGGGCCTGACGGAAGGCCGCATTTCTACTGA
- a CDS encoding ABC transporter substrate-binding protein has product MSFPTRRAVLAAVFVALAAPVLAFDGQSVTDATGRDVLVPLNPEKVFAAGPPASVLLYALKPEAMVGWVMAPKPVDLPYLLPETRGLPALGRLTGKGDTLNLEVLLTTGAELIVDFGTVNATYRDLATRVQDQAGLPYVLIDGSFAATPQAIREMAAILGVEARGELLATYAEAAYAEADALLAQVPAPDRPRVYLARGPEGLESPARGSINAEIIERMGGINVVEAETRGLVTVSPEQIQAWAPDIILTVDRDFAANVRKMPEWQGIPAVDQGRVYLAPGEPFGFIDAPPSVNRLIGLKYLAHVFYPDLAGGDPKQGDLRQEIADFYTLFYQVTPDAAALDALLGE; this is encoded by the coding sequence ATGAGCTTCCCAACCCGCCGCGCCGTGTTGGCCGCGGTTTTTGTCGCTCTGGCCGCGCCGGTTCTGGCATTTGACGGACAAAGCGTCACCGACGCCACCGGCCGCGACGTGCTGGTGCCTCTGAATCCGGAAAAGGTCTTTGCCGCCGGGCCGCCCGCCTCGGTGCTGCTTTATGCGCTGAAGCCCGAAGCGATGGTCGGCTGGGTGATGGCGCCAAAACCCGTCGATCTGCCTTATCTTCTGCCTGAGACGCGCGGCCTGCCGGCGCTCGGGCGGCTGACCGGCAAGGGCGATACGCTGAACCTTGAGGTGCTTTTGACCACCGGGGCCGAGCTGATCGTCGATTTCGGCACCGTCAATGCCACGTACCGCGACCTCGCGACGCGGGTGCAGGATCAGGCGGGGCTGCCCTATGTGCTGATCGATGGCAGTTTCGCAGCGACGCCGCAGGCGATCCGTGAGATGGCGGCGATCCTTGGGGTCGAAGCACGGGGCGAGCTGCTCGCAACTTACGCCGAGGCCGCTTATGCGGAGGCGGACGCTTTGCTTGCGCAGGTGCCCGCGCCAGATCGCCCCCGCGTCTACCTGGCCCGTGGTCCGGAGGGGCTGGAGAGCCCGGCGCGCGGCTCGATCAATGCCGAGATCATTGAACGGATGGGCGGCATCAACGTGGTCGAGGCCGAGACGCGCGGGCTGGTGACGGTCTCGCCCGAACAGATCCAGGCCTGGGCGCCGGATATCATCCTGACTGTGGATCGCGATTTCGCGGCCAATGTGCGCAAGATGCCGGAATGGCAGGGGATCCCGGCGGTCGATCAGGGCCGCGTCTATCTTGCTCCCGGTGAACCCTTTGGATTTATCGATGCGCCGCCTTCGGTCAACCGGCTGATCGGGCTGAAATATCTGGCACATGTCTTCTACCCGGACCTGGCCGGAGGAGATCCGAAACAGGGCGATCTGCGCCAGGAGATCGCGGATTTCTACACGCTCTTCTACCAGGTCACGCCAGATGCGGCAGCGCTGGACGCGTTGCTGGGCGAATAG
- a CDS encoding metallophosphoesterase, whose protein sequence is MRIALLSDIHGNREALEAVLADAEARDIGRCVILGDIVGYGPDPAWCVKRVQKLEAAGALVIRGNHDAAIAGSARDMNATARASIDWTRPRLSAAQTGWLAALPLTIREEDRLYTHASAHSPSDWIYVTSERDAMASFRSTDACVIFCGHVHVPALYSSDIHDRIQAHAEKPRIPVPLLSSRRWLVVAGSVGQPRDGSPQAGWAIFDTTTRELSFRRTPYDTAVTAGKILAAGLPEELALRLRSGE, encoded by the coding sequence ATGCGGATCGCCCTTCTCAGCGATATTCATGGCAATCGCGAAGCGCTGGAGGCTGTGCTTGCCGATGCTGAGGCGCGGGATATCGGGCGCTGTGTGATCCTTGGCGATATAGTCGGATATGGCCCGGATCCGGCCTGGTGCGTGAAGCGGGTCCAGAAGCTTGAGGCCGCCGGCGCTCTGGTGATCCGGGGCAATCATGATGCCGCCATCGCAGGATCGGCGCGCGATATGAACGCCACGGCGCGGGCATCCATCGACTGGACGCGGCCACGGCTTTCCGCCGCTCAGACCGGCTGGCTTGCCGCGCTGCCGCTGACGATCCGCGAGGAGGACCGGCTTTACACCCATGCCTCGGCCCATAGCCCAAGCGACTGGATCTATGTCACCTCGGAACGCGATGCGATGGCAAGCTTTCGCAGCACTGACGCCTGCGTGATCTTTTGTGGTCACGTTCATGTGCCGGCGCTGTACAGCAGTGACATCCATGACCGGATCCAGGCCCATGCAGAGAAACCCCGGATCCCGGTGCCGCTTTTGTCGTCGCGGCGCTGGCTGGTGGTGGCAGGCTCGGTCGGGCAGCCCCGTGATGGCAGCCCCCAGGCCGGCTGGGCCATCTTTGACACCACAACCCGCGAGCTCAGCTTTCGCCGCACGCCCTATGATACCGCCGTCACCGCCGGAAAGATCCTGGCTGCCGGCCTGCCCGAAGAGCTTGCCCTGCGCCTGAGGAGCGGCGAATGA
- a CDS encoding TonB-dependent siderophore receptor, which produces MPLEGFPMSLLQRLVIAGLLFPGLSAPVLAQSSEETAFALGTIWLGVDDEGQGGSVTKVTGEEAAKQNRATLDDTLSVLPGVSSTPSGGGSRNEREVFVRGFDRWHVPLSIDGIRIYLPADNRLDHGRFLTPDLAEVQVQKSYVSVINGPGGMGGAINLVTRKPTQPFEGEARLGLEAGNRGDVTGRTGYLSLGTKQEFWYGQVSYMRRNVDGFYLSRDYVPDPRYPYQGEGLRKDSATDDSRLNLKVGYTPNATDEYVLSYTRQEGSKSAPYSTLLPVMGYPGTGPGSNQRDWTWPQWDISSIAFYSTTEVGSGTLKTKLFYNTFDNTLSAWDNANHSAQTLPRAFNSIYDDYSVGGSVEYGLSFGDHDLRIASFFRRDVHRSTNYARPDHPTLGRIDPTEHSKEETLSLAIEDTWRVNDELRIVAGLSYDKAKVLEADRTAANPGKPTVSVDAVNWQLAAIWTPGAGGEYHASVSSRTSFPTLFHRYSTGFGSMVPNPDLDAERALNFELGYKGDLGPVQLEGAVFYSRITDLIQSIDLGTTDPISGLPQSQRQNLAKGTYKGFEVAANWEVNDTVALTANYTYLHTSVKDPIVTTAKVTDLPDHKAYLRLDWQALDRLTVSPSVEVYGGRWSDPAIGSGNRNAPIYTKMGGFALANLDMAWQVSDQANVGFGIRNLFDRNVSVVEGYPEAGRTFYLTSQIRF; this is translated from the coding sequence ATGCCACTGGAAGGATTCCCAATGTCTTTGTTGCAGCGATTGGTGATTGCAGGCCTGTTATTTCCCGGGCTTTCCGCCCCTGTTCTCGCCCAGTCTTCCGAGGAAACCGCCTTCGCGCTCGGCACGATCTGGCTTGGCGTCGATGACGAAGGTCAGGGCGGCTCGGTCACCAAAGTGACCGGCGAAGAGGCAGCGAAACAGAACCGCGCCACGCTTGATGACACGCTCAGCGTTCTGCCCGGTGTGTCTTCCACCCCCTCGGGCGGCGGATCCAGAAACGAGCGCGAGGTTTTCGTGCGTGGCTTTGACCGCTGGCATGTGCCGCTGTCGATCGACGGCATCCGCATCTATCTGCCCGCCGATAACCGGCTGGATCATGGCCGCTTCCTGACCCCGGATCTTGCCGAGGTCCAGGTGCAGAAAAGCTATGTCTCGGTGATCAACGGCCCGGGCGGCATGGGCGGCGCGATCAACCTCGTGACCCGCAAACCGACGCAGCCCTTCGAGGGCGAGGCACGGCTTGGCCTTGAGGCCGGCAATCGCGGCGATGTGACGGGGCGCACGGGCTATCTCTCGCTCGGCACCAAACAGGAATTCTGGTACGGCCAGGTTTCTTACATGCGGCGCAATGTCGACGGCTTCTATCTGTCGCGCGATTATGTGCCTGATCCGCGCTACCCCTATCAGGGCGAAGGTCTGCGCAAAGACAGCGCCACCGATGACAGCCGTCTGAACCTTAAAGTCGGCTATACGCCCAATGCGACCGACGAATATGTTCTGAGCTATACCCGCCAGGAAGGGTCGAAATCGGCGCCTTACAGCACGCTTTTGCCGGTCATGGGCTATCCGGGCACCGGTCCGGGGTCGAACCAGCGGGACTGGACCTGGCCGCAATGGGATATCAGCAGCATCGCTTTCTATTCGACGACCGAAGTCGGATCCGGTACGCTGAAGACCAAGCTTTTCTACAATACGTTCGACAATACGCTCTCGGCCTGGGACAATGCGAACCATTCCGCCCAGACCCTGCCGCGGGCCTTCAACAGCATCTATGACGACTATTCGGTCGGCGGCAGCGTCGAATATGGGCTGAGCTTTGGCGATCACGATCTGCGGATCGCGTCCTTCTTCCGCCGCGATGTCCACCGTTCCACCAATTACGCGCGCCCCGACCATCCGACGCTGGGACGGATCGACCCGACCGAGCACAGCAAGGAAGAGACGCTCTCGCTGGCGATCGAGGACACCTGGCGCGTCAATGACGAGCTGCGCATTGTTGCAGGCCTGTCCTATGACAAGGCGAAAGTGCTCGAGGCCGACCGCACTGCTGCCAATCCGGGCAAGCCGACGGTTTCGGTCGATGCAGTGAACTGGCAGCTGGCTGCGATCTGGACCCCGGGTGCTGGCGGCGAATATCATGCAAGCGTCTCGTCCAGGACCAGCTTCCCGACGCTCTTCCACCGCTATTCGACCGGTTTCGGCTCGATGGTGCCCAACCCGGATCTGGATGCGGAGCGCGCGCTGAATTTCGAACTGGGCTATAAGGGCGATCTTGGCCCGGTGCAGCTGGAAGGCGCGGTGTTCTACAGCCGCATCACCGATCTGATCCAGTCGATTGATCTGGGGACGACCGATCCGATTTCCGGTCTTCCGCAATCGCAGCGCCAGAACCTTGCGAAAGGCACCTATAAGGGCTTTGAGGTCGCGGCGAACTGGGAAGTGAATGACACTGTCGCGCTGACGGCGAACTACACCTACCTGCATACCAGCGTCAAAGATCCGATTGTCACCACCGCGAAAGTGACCGATCTGCCGGACCACAAGGCCTATCTGCGACTTGACTGGCAGGCGCTGGACCGCCTGACGGTCTCGCCCTCGGTCGAGGTCTATGGCGGCCGCTGGTCGGATCCGGCGATTGGCTCGGGGAACCGCAACGCGCCGATCTATACGAAAATGGGAGGCTTCGCGCTGGCCAATCTCGATATGGCCTGGCAGGTCAGCGATCAGGCGAATGTGGGCTTTGGCATCCGCAACCTCTTTGACCGCAATGTCTCGGTGGTCGAGGGCTATCCCGAGGCCGGGCGCACCTTCTACCTGACCTCTCAGATCAGGTTCTGA
- a CDS encoding ABC transporter ATP-binding protein produces MTIGDPVGFHLENLGLTLNGQPVLQEISLRLAPGRVCGVIGRNGSGKSSLLRVLARLSPADAGTCRLDGKPLADWKSRDFACRVALMPQSAPATAVMVLQDLVALGRYPWHGAFGRTGTEDRASIAQAIALCGLEGLATRPLDSLSGGEAQRARLAMMLAQGADWLLLDEPSASLDLAWSFDLLSALRGLARDAGRGVVIALHDMNLAARFCDDLVALKGGRVTGAGPVADVFCAPILSETFGLAVTTGSLAGLPVAIPAP; encoded by the coding sequence ATGACCATTGGCGACCCCGTTGGATTTCATCTGGAAAATCTGGGCCTTACCCTGAACGGCCAGCCGGTTCTGCAAGAGATCAGCCTGCGCCTGGCCCCCGGTCGGGTCTGTGGCGTGATCGGGCGCAACGGCTCGGGAAAGTCGAGCCTGTTGCGGGTGCTCGCCCGGCTATCCCCGGCCGATGCCGGAACATGCCGCCTTGACGGCAAACCGCTTGCCGACTGGAAATCGCGCGATTTCGCCTGCCGCGTCGCGCTGATGCCGCAAAGCGCGCCCGCCACGGCGGTCATGGTGTTGCAGGATTTGGTGGCGCTTGGCCGCTATCCCTGGCACGGCGCCTTTGGCCGTACAGGTACCGAGGACCGCGCATCCATTGCGCAGGCCATCGCGCTTTGCGGGCTGGAGGGTCTGGCCACGCGCCCCCTCGACAGCCTCTCGGGCGGTGAGGCGCAACGCGCCCGACTTGCGATGATGCTGGCCCAGGGCGCTGACTGGCTGTTGCTTGACGAACCCTCGGCCTCGCTCGACCTGGCCTGGTCTTTTGACCTTTTATCCGCCCTGCGGGGCCTTGCGCGCGATGCCGGGCGCGGTGTGGTAATCGCGCTGCATGACATGAACCTCGCGGCGCGGTTCTGCGATGATCTGGTGGCACTGAAGGGGGGGCGGGTGACCGGCGCCGGACCGGTCGCCGATGTCTTCTGCGCGCCGATCCTGAGCGAAACCTTCGGCCTTGCTGTCACTACGGGCAGCCTTGCAGGCCTGCCGGTCGCGATCCCCGCTCCCTGA